One Streptosporangiales bacterium DNA segment encodes these proteins:
- a CDS encoding TIGR03668 family PPOX class F420-dependent oxidoreductase translates to MKLTPELARERFRTARVARLATVTADGQPHLVPFTFVVDGDQILHAVDDKPKTTTALRRIANIVENPAVCALVDSYAEDWTSLWWARADGTATVHTDTDEIAKVGALLAAKYPQYADQYPAGPVIALTVDRWSGWSAQPIGQ, encoded by the coding sequence ATGAAGCTGACCCCGGAGCTGGCGCGCGAACGCTTCCGTACGGCGCGGGTGGCCAGGCTGGCCACCGTGACCGCTGACGGCCAGCCACACCTGGTGCCGTTCACCTTCGTGGTCGACGGCGACCAGATCCTGCACGCGGTCGACGACAAGCCCAAGACGACCACCGCATTGCGGCGGATCGCCAACATCGTCGAGAACCCGGCCGTCTGCGCGCTGGTCGACAGCTACGCCGAGGACTGGACGAGCCTGTGGTGGGCACGCGCCGACGGCACAGCCACGGTGCACACCGACACCGACGAGATCGCCAAGGTGGGTGCACTGCTAGCGGCGAAGTACCCGCAGTACGCGGACCAGTATCCGGCCGGCCCGGTGATCGCACTCACCGTCGACCGCTGGAGCGGCTGGTCCGCCCAACCCATCGGCCAATGA
- a CDS encoding MFS transporter produces MALSWRPDLPTARGWTLVLGVSVTQLVSWGVLVYAFSVLVVPMRAELGWSPALLNAGYAVAMVTSGVLAVPVGRWLQARGARGLMVAGSVLAAAVLASWSGVHSVPVFFGVFVLAGVAMAMSLYEVAFAVTTAWFRQLRSRAVLVVTVFGGFASVVFIPVTGALSSTLGWRQALLVLAVWVAAFNVPVLALSLRRPAQPATAAPLGQQASRADIVRSASFRWLTVCLTCSTAGRVAVAVVFVAYLVDRGFSLKWAALVAGTIGLTQVGGRVLVTLLRRWVAEAHTTCAVFVAQGLVMALPLATTGHDRAAAVAIWVFVLVFGLGVGLSELLRGTLVADYYGAEQFPSVNGVLSTFVVGARAAGPFVAGLAYAAFDSYAPVLVGAGVTALVGAGSLLAAGRARRAELAT; encoded by the coding sequence ATGGCGCTCAGCTGGCGACCCGACCTGCCGACTGCGCGGGGGTGGACGCTCGTGCTCGGGGTGAGTGTCACCCAGCTCGTGTCGTGGGGTGTGCTCGTCTACGCGTTCTCCGTGCTCGTGGTGCCGATGCGGGCCGAGCTCGGGTGGTCGCCGGCGCTCTTGAACGCGGGATACGCCGTCGCGATGGTCACCTCGGGGGTGCTGGCCGTGCCGGTCGGGCGTTGGCTGCAGGCTCGCGGCGCCCGCGGGCTGATGGTTGCCGGCAGCGTGCTCGCCGCCGCGGTGTTGGCGAGCTGGTCGGGAGTGCATTCGGTGCCCGTGTTCTTCGGGGTGTTCGTGCTCGCCGGGGTTGCCATGGCGATGTCGCTGTACGAGGTGGCGTTCGCGGTGACGACCGCCTGGTTCCGGCAGCTGCGGTCGCGTGCGGTGTTGGTCGTGACGGTGTTCGGCGGCTTCGCCAGCGTCGTCTTCATCCCCGTGACGGGTGCGCTGAGCTCCACGCTCGGCTGGCGCCAGGCGCTGCTCGTGCTCGCGGTCTGGGTCGCGGCGTTCAACGTGCCCGTGCTCGCGCTTTCGCTACGCCGGCCCGCGCAGCCGGCCACCGCCGCCCCGCTCGGGCAGCAGGCGAGCCGCGCCGACATCGTGCGCAGTGCCTCGTTCCGCTGGCTCACGGTGTGCCTGACCTGCTCGACCGCCGGACGGGTCGCGGTCGCCGTGGTGTTCGTCGCGTACCTGGTGGATCGCGGCTTCTCGCTGAAGTGGGCGGCGCTGGTCGCCGGCACGATCGGCCTGACGCAGGTCGGCGGACGGGTGCTCGTGACGCTGCTGCGGCGGTGGGTCGCCGAGGCGCACACGACGTGCGCGGTGTTCGTCGCCCAGGGGCTTGTGATGGCGCTGCCGCTGGCGACCACCGGCCACGACCGGGCGGCCGCGGTCGCCATCTGGGTGTTCGTACTGGTCTTCGGGCTGGGCGTCGGCCTGTCCGAGCTGCTGCGCGGGACGCTCGTCGCCGACTACTACGGCGCCGAGCAGTTCCCCAGCGTCAACGGCGTGCTCTCCACGTTCGTCGTCGGCGCTCGCGCCGCCGGACCGTTCGTCGCCGGGCTCGCGTACGCCGCGTTCGACAGCTACGCCCCGGTGCTCGTCGGCGCCGGCGTGACGGCCCTGGTCGGCGCCGGCAGCCTGCTCGCCGCCGGACGCGCCCGTAGGGCCGAGCTCGCCACCTAG
- a CDS encoding nitroreductase family deazaflavin-dependent oxidoreductase, protein MAKPPGRATRALMRLMMRFEAGRFRRSGGKARGPGKNPQLLLTTVGRKSGQPRTVPLFYVADGDRLVVIASYGGSDSHPAWWLNLRANGRGTVELDGESFIVTPTVLEGEERDRCWRQMTQFWPSYDTYATKTDRQIPVVALAKA, encoded by the coding sequence ATGGCGAAACCACCCGGCAGGGCGACCCGCGCGCTGATGCGCCTGATGATGCGGTTCGAGGCGGGAAGGTTCCGCCGGTCTGGCGGCAAGGCGCGCGGCCCGGGTAAGAACCCGCAGCTGCTGCTGACCACCGTGGGGCGCAAGTCCGGCCAACCGCGCACCGTCCCGCTGTTCTACGTAGCCGACGGCGACCGGCTCGTCGTCATCGCCTCGTACGGCGGCAGCGACTCGCACCCCGCCTGGTGGCTGAACCTCCGCGCGAACGGCCGCGGCACCGTAGAGCTGGACGGCGAGTCGTTCATCGTCACCCCGACGGTGCTCGAGGGCGAGGAACGCGACCGCTGCTGGCGCCAGATGACGCAGTTCTGGCCCAGCTACGACACCTACGCCACGAAGACCGACCGACAGATCCCCGTGGTCGCCCTCGCCAAGGCCTAG